In Bacillus horti, a single genomic region encodes these proteins:
- a CDS encoding phage tail assembly chaperone codes for MSELQAFFAQNVKADVTENFIVSERFKGQDGKPIPWKLRTMTEAENEEIRKSATTRVKQKRGTYAAETNHNEYMVKLVVASVVHPDLKNAELQKSYGVMGADMLLKEMLFPGEYGKLAGKVVEMNGFDEDINDLMDEAKN; via the coding sequence ATGAGTGAATTACAAGCTTTTTTTGCCCAGAACGTAAAGGCAGATGTTACAGAGAATTTTATTGTATCCGAGCGTTTTAAAGGACAGGATGGTAAACCTATTCCGTGGAAGCTTCGGACAATGACAGAAGCAGAGAATGAGGAGATCAGAAAGTCTGCGACAACCCGTGTTAAGCAAAAGAGAGGCACGTATGCAGCTGAAACGAATCATAACGAATATATGGTTAAGCTTGTCGTTGCAAGTGTGGTCCATCCCGATTTGAAAAACGCTGAGCTACAAAAATCCTACGGTGTCATGGGAGCAGATATGCTACTCAAGGAAATGCTATTCCCTGGGGAATATGGCAAGCTAGCAGGAAAAGTAGTAGAAATGAACGGCTTCGATGAGGACATTAATGACTTAATGGACGAAGCAAAAAACTAA
- a CDS encoding LysM peptidoglycan-binding domain-containing protein, protein MSEYGIWLSFNNQEEGFPLPINPDSIEISTGGRGTTYDISALGEINVIKDPTLTEYSFSGIFPADDHAYPFITAKYRRTTSKYIELIEEWMKSNRPIRFVFTGKSFDINMPASIESFQYKEVAGSGGDLEYSLKLKKYVFYAAKKATVVSPSTGTSAPVLQKEKEPRPNENAQPKTYTLAAGDSLWAVAQKVLGNGARWPEIQQLNGITDAEIKRLPIGKILKLPDTKGGAAHA, encoded by the coding sequence GTGAGTGAATACGGCATTTGGTTAAGCTTTAATAATCAGGAGGAAGGTTTTCCACTACCTATTAATCCCGACTCTATTGAAATCAGCACAGGGGGTAGAGGGACAACCTATGATATATCTGCTTTAGGAGAAATCAATGTCATCAAAGATCCTACTTTAACGGAGTATTCATTTTCAGGTATATTCCCTGCGGATGATCATGCCTATCCGTTTATTACGGCTAAATACCGAAGAACAACATCAAAATATATAGAGCTTATTGAAGAATGGATGAAATCTAATCGTCCTATTCGCTTTGTGTTTACAGGAAAGTCCTTTGATATAAACATGCCTGCAAGCATAGAGAGCTTTCAATATAAAGAGGTTGCTGGAAGTGGAGGAGATCTTGAATACTCCTTAAAGCTGAAAAAGTATGTCTTTTATGCTGCTAAAAAAGCGACTGTTGTATCTCCGTCTACAGGAACCTCAGCTCCAGTACTTCAAAAGGAAAAAGAGCCTCGGCCGAATGAAAACGCTCAGCCGAAAACGTATACGTTAGCTGCTGGAGATTCTTTATGGGCTGTAGCACAAAAGGTTTTAGGGAATGGAGCAAGGTGGCCTGAAATCCAACAGCTAAATGGAATCACTGATGCCGAAATCAAGCGGTTGCCCATAGGAAAGATACTTAAGTTACCTGACACCAAAGGTGGCGCTGCCCATGCTTGA
- a CDS encoding XkdQ/YqbQ family protein yields MLEVLLDNKDGKVWDISGIVTDVNWKTNRLGQPGSLNFALIKGAKHYQSKDFKYANGDIVRVKYKDHNMFYGYIFNIESSLDENVKILAYDQLRYLKNSDMYTFSNVTATEIIQKIASDYSLQTGRLDDSGYRIPSMVEDGTSLIDVIDKAIVYTLWHTNQHFVLFDDFGSLSLRNVEDMLVDFYIGDWSLLYDFKSTVSIDSDTYNQIKLYKDDQETGERKLYKAEDSVNIAKWGMLQLYQSVDEDKNEAQIGELLDQLSTLKNRETKTMKVEAIGDIRVRAGCYVPIVIEQYGINQPFLVNECQHRIDGAGHTMSLELKVI; encoded by the coding sequence ATGCTTGAAGTACTTTTAGATAATAAGGATGGGAAGGTATGGGATATCTCTGGGATTGTTACCGATGTGAATTGGAAGACCAATCGTTTGGGACAGCCGGGAAGCTTAAACTTTGCTTTGATAAAAGGTGCTAAGCATTATCAGTCTAAGGATTTTAAGTATGCAAATGGAGATATTGTACGAGTAAAGTATAAGGATCACAATATGTTTTACGGCTACATTTTTAACATTGAAAGTAGTTTAGATGAGAATGTTAAGATCTTAGCATATGATCAGCTTCGGTATCTCAAGAATTCGGATATGTATACTTTTTCTAACGTTACGGCTACAGAGATTATTCAAAAAATAGCTAGCGACTATAGCTTACAAACTGGTAGATTAGACGACAGTGGCTACCGCATACCTAGTATGGTAGAAGACGGTACAAGTCTCATCGATGTGATCGACAAAGCCATCGTGTATACCCTTTGGCACACGAATCAGCACTTTGTGCTTTTTGACGATTTTGGCTCCCTTTCCTTGAGGAATGTTGAGGATATGTTAGTAGATTTTTATATCGGTGATTGGAGCTTGCTCTACGATTTTAAATCAACTGTATCCATTGATAGTGATACGTATAACCAGATTAAACTGTATAAGGATGATCAGGAGACAGGCGAACGTAAGTTATATAAGGCTGAAGACAGTGTCAACATTGCAAAATGGGGAATGCTACAACTCTATCAAAGTGTGGATGAGGATAAAAATGAGGCTCAGATTGGAGAGCTGTTAGATCAATTGTCTACACTTAAAAATAGGGAGACCAAAACGATGAAAGTAGAGGCAATAGGGGATATTCGTGTGCGAGCAGGATGCTACGTCCCTATTGTTATTGAGCAGTATGGGATTAATCAGCCCTTTCTTGTGAATGAGTGCCAGCATCGCATTGATGGAGCTGGGCATACAATGTCCTTGGAATTGAAGGTGATATAA
- a CDS encoding DUF2577 domain-containing protein, with protein MANLLEMIKQAGLDAMEASNPLHILYGKVLKNNPLEVNVDQRFTLSSDFLIVPEHLTRYEVDLTHQHEVIVDGVNVTTRNALPEKLVIREGLSEGDPIILLRVQGGQKYLIMDKVASG; from the coding sequence ATGGCCAATTTATTAGAAATGATTAAACAAGCGGGATTAGACGCAATGGAAGCCTCTAATCCTCTGCATATTTTATATGGCAAAGTGCTAAAAAATAATCCGCTGGAGGTTAACGTTGACCAACGTTTTACACTCTCATCGGATTTTTTAATTGTTCCAGAGCATCTCACTCGGTATGAGGTAGATTTGACACATCAGCATGAGGTGATCGTTGATGGTGTGAATGTCACTACGAGGAACGCTTTGCCAGAGAAGTTGGTAATTAGAGAGGGACTTTCTGAAGGGGATCCGATTATTCTCCTTCGTGTCCAAGGCGGTCAAAAATACCTCATTATGGATAAGGTGGCGAGCGGATGA
- a CDS encoding DUF2634 domain-containing protein, which yields MIPAGGQLRNAQLQEIEQPSLTWKLDLAAKKITGRTDNLDAIKQAVFKVLQTRRFEHLIYSSDYGHELDLLIGDSPLLVQSEMNRLLREAIEQDDRIESVENVQTSVQGENVTVRCTVVTQYGDFDIEQEVERNVSASHL from the coding sequence ATGATACCGGCAGGTGGTCAATTGAGGAATGCGCAGCTACAAGAGATAGAGCAGCCATCATTAACGTGGAAGCTAGATTTAGCTGCAAAGAAAATAACAGGTCGAACAGATAACCTAGATGCTATTAAGCAGGCTGTCTTTAAAGTTTTGCAAACAAGGCGTTTTGAGCATTTGATCTACAGTTCCGATTATGGACATGAGCTAGATTTATTAATTGGAGACTCTCCTCTCCTTGTTCAATCGGAAATGAATAGGTTACTTAGAGAGGCTATAGAGCAGGATGATCGAATCGAAAGTGTAGAAAATGTACAGACGAGTGTTCAGGGAGAAAATGTTACTGTGCGATGCACAGTAGTAACTCAATACGGAGACTTTGATATTGAACAGGAGGTGGAAAGGAATGTATCAGCATCTCACCTATGA
- a CDS encoding baseplate J/gp47 family protein, with the protein MYQHLTYDFILNRMLGRVPNNIDKREGSIIYDALAPAAAELSQMYIELDLNATLSFADTATGEFLEKRTAEFGINRKPATRARRKGLFYGNGNEPIAVPIGSRFSIEDQSFRVVTQLSLGQYELEGESTGIVGNQQFGALLPITFIQGLVRAELTDILVPGEDAESDESLRQRFYDTVNEQPFGGNIADYNQKINSIQGVGGVKVFPTWQGGGTVRCTIIASDFSKPTNDLIDEVQTIIDPEINSGQGNGFAPIGHSVTIAGVDDVTIDIETTVILADEMTVGQVQADIENAIEEYLLTLRRSWKDEDRLIVRTAQIESRILTVSGVVDVSETRLNGSAANVELPEEQIPVRGQVLINGDVESLEQVEAEE; encoded by the coding sequence ATGTATCAGCATCTCACCTATGATTTTATTCTAAATCGTATGCTTGGAAGAGTGCCTAATAATATTGATAAAAGAGAAGGTTCAATTATCTATGACGCATTAGCTCCCGCGGCAGCAGAATTATCTCAAATGTATATTGAGCTTGATCTTAATGCAACGCTTTCTTTTGCAGATACGGCTACAGGTGAATTTTTGGAGAAGCGAACGGCTGAGTTTGGGATTAATCGTAAGCCTGCCACCAGAGCTAGGCGGAAGGGATTATTCTATGGAAACGGAAACGAGCCTATTGCCGTTCCAATTGGGAGTCGCTTCTCCATTGAGGATCAGAGCTTTAGAGTCGTTACTCAATTGTCGCTTGGACAATACGAGCTTGAAGGTGAAAGCACAGGAATTGTGGGTAATCAGCAGTTTGGCGCTCTTTTACCGATTACCTTTATTCAAGGTCTTGTCCGTGCAGAGCTTACGGATATTTTAGTTCCTGGGGAAGACGCTGAAAGTGATGAGTCGTTACGTCAGCGCTTTTATGACACTGTTAATGAGCAGCCTTTTGGTGGGAACATTGCAGACTATAATCAGAAAATCAATTCCATTCAGGGAGTAGGAGGAGTAAAGGTGTTCCCTACATGGCAAGGAGGCGGTACAGTTCGATGTACCATCATTGCCAGTGACTTTTCCAAACCTACTAATGATCTAATAGATGAAGTGCAAACGATTATAGACCCTGAAATCAACAGTGGGCAAGGAAATGGATTTGCTCCTATTGGACACTCTGTCACTATAGCTGGAGTAGATGATGTAACGATAGATATTGAAACCACAGTCATTTTAGCAGATGAAATGACAGTAGGACAAGTACAGGCAGATATTGAGAATGCTATTGAGGAATATCTACTTACTCTCCGTAGGTCTTGGAAGGATGAAGATCGCCTTATCGTTCGTACGGCTCAGATCGAATCACGTATTCTAACTGTATCTGGTGTAGTTGATGTTTCTGAAACCCGCTTAAATGGATCAGCAGCTAATGTTGAACTCCCTGAAGAGCAGATTCCTGTTCGAGGGCAGGTTTTGATTAATGGTGATGTTGAGAGTCTTGAGCAGGTAGAGGCTGAAGAATGA
- a CDS encoding putative phage tail protein, which produces MRATKTGVSNSNKRLMGYLPEFYHDIVDFVQLTDTQEAEIISSKQAIQLLFDNQFVMSSDERAVRRRERMLGIQADPTRETLDFRKKRIVNRYSTKPPFTMRYLQDRLDFLVGAGRAITSVDPEAFVLKVTVDIENADIFKEVEHTIKTIKPANIVYQQETALWDSIELKEHITRRTITRQTRLSTSWQLGRTPFATASEEVVVK; this is translated from the coding sequence ATGAGGGCAACTAAGACAGGTGTAAGTAACTCTAACAAAAGGTTAATGGGATACTTACCTGAGTTTTATCACGATATAGTGGATTTTGTTCAGTTAACAGATACCCAAGAAGCTGAAATCATTAGCTCAAAGCAAGCGATTCAGCTCCTTTTTGATAATCAATTTGTCATGTCTAGTGATGAACGAGCGGTAAGACGTAGGGAAAGAATGCTAGGTATTCAAGCTGATCCTACTAGGGAAACCCTAGATTTTCGTAAAAAAAGGATTGTTAACCGGTATTCGACCAAGCCCCCTTTTACCATGAGGTATTTGCAGGATCGATTAGACTTCCTTGTAGGAGCAGGACGAGCTATTACTAGTGTTGATCCAGAAGCCTTTGTTTTGAAGGTTACTGTTGATATAGAAAATGCGGACATCTTTAAAGAGGTGGAGCATACCATTAAGACCATTAAGCCTGCTAATATCGTCTACCAGCAGGAAACAGCTTTATGGGACTCCATTGAGTTAAAAGAGCATATTACAAGGCGTACGATAACTCGGCAAACTCGGCTTTCAACAAGCTGGCAGCTAGGACGTACGCCTTTTGCAACGGCAAGTGAGGAGGTTGTAGTTAAGTGA
- a CDS encoding ketopantoate hydroxymethyltransferase has product MITVEFLQEVAAFVDRKIDRVVLNGTYEIDEFEIKNLTNETVVMQYMIPNGSVSTISLIELRDEDGGIISSNSVNIPVTADTLMLQSIEIGEG; this is encoded by the coding sequence GTGATAACAGTTGAATTTTTACAAGAGGTAGCAGCCTTTGTAGATCGTAAGATTGATCGGGTTGTGTTAAATGGAACGTATGAGATTGATGAGTTTGAGATAAAGAACCTAACCAACGAAACAGTTGTTATGCAATACATGATTCCTAATGGATCAGTGAGTACAATCTCTCTCATTGAATTGAGGGACGAAGATGGTGGAATTATTTCATCCAACTCAGTAAATATTCCTGTAACAGCAGATACTCTAATGCTACAGAGTATTGAGATAGGGGAGGGGTAA
- a CDS encoding CD1375 family protein, whose product MARIYVDLINKNLRTIEDVPLRWRKEAKELLDAE is encoded by the coding sequence ATGGCTAGAATCTATGTGGATCTAATCAATAAGAACTTACGCACCATAGAGGACGTACCTCTAAGATGGAGAAAAGAAGCCAAGGAATTATTAGACGCTGAATAA
- a CDS encoding XkdX family protein, with translation MFNSIKRHYDSGRYSNDPSSDRWVGVFVQAGWITKVEYFTITQDEYPEI, from the coding sequence ATGTTTAATTCAATTAAAAGACATTACGATAGTGGTAGGTATAGTAATGATCCAAGCAGCGATAGATGGGTTGGAGTATTTGTTCAAGCTGGATGGATTACAAAAGTAGAGTATTTCACTATCACACAGGATGAATATCCTGAAATTTGA
- a CDS encoding phage holin family protein: METILKVIVGFTGASISYLWGEWTALLNVLFVLVIIDYISGLVASGFEGKISSNTGMKGIAKKVFIFAIVAIAHLVDTALGESHLFRDAAIFFYIANELISIIENGGRMGVPIPPGIQKAVEVLKRKGERDA; this comes from the coding sequence ATGGAAACCATACTAAAAGTAATAGTAGGCTTTACTGGCGCATCAATTAGCTACCTATGGGGGGAGTGGACAGCATTGCTAAATGTGTTATTTGTACTGGTCATCATTGATTACATCAGCGGTTTGGTAGCGTCGGGCTTTGAAGGGAAAATAAGTAGCAATACAGGCATGAAGGGGATTGCCAAAAAAGTTTTTATCTTCGCCATCGTGGCGATTGCTCACCTTGTAGATACAGCGTTGGGGGAGAGTCACCTTTTCCGGGACGCAGCGATTTTCTTCTATATTGCCAACGAATTAATTTCAATCATTGAAAATGGGGGAAGAATGGGAGTCCCTATTCCACCAGGTATTCAAAAAGCTGTTGAAGTGCTAAAAAGAAAGGGAGAAAGAGATGCTTAA
- a CDS encoding N-acetylmuramoyl-L-alanine amidase family protein, with product MLKLMLDPGHGGKDPGAVANGLQEKNLVLTICQQIKSILLHEYEGVTVKLTRETDVFHELSTRAKMANDWGADYFMSIHVNAGGGTGFESFIHQSRSSVSVATQNVIHDEIVRELGNVTNRGKKVANFSVLRGTQMPAILTECLFIDHPLDSTKLKSSSYLQQIARGHANGIVKAFGLKKKAANGAGAANSGNDPKLVSAIEKLHKAGIISSPDYWLQNAKTGKTVRGDYAAALIQRMTDQFF from the coding sequence ATGCTTAAGCTAATGCTAGACCCCGGTCATGGGGGAAAGGATCCAGGTGCTGTTGCTAACGGACTACAAGAAAAAAACCTAGTTTTAACTATCTGCCAGCAGATCAAGTCAATTCTGCTTCATGAGTACGAAGGAGTAACCGTTAAGCTAACAAGAGAAACGGATGTGTTCCATGAATTGAGTACTAGAGCAAAAATGGCAAACGATTGGGGAGCAGACTATTTTATGTCTATCCATGTGAATGCAGGCGGAGGGACAGGCTTTGAATCCTTTATCCATCAGTCTAGAAGCTCTGTTTCTGTAGCTACTCAGAATGTGATTCATGATGAAATTGTTCGAGAGCTAGGGAACGTAACCAATCGCGGGAAAAAGGTGGCAAACTTTAGTGTGCTACGAGGAACACAAATGCCTGCTATTTTAACAGAGTGCTTGTTTATTGACCATCCTTTAGACTCTACTAAGCTAAAAAGTAGCTCATACCTTCAACAGATAGCAAGAGGACATGCGAACGGTATAGTTAAGGCTTTTGGACTGAAAAAGAAAGCAGCTAATGGGGCAGGGGCAGCAAACTCAGGAAATGACCCTAAATTAGTCTCTGCCATTGAAAAATTACACAAAGCAGGAATCATTAGCTCTCCAGATTATTGGCTCCAAAATGCCAAAACGGGTAAAACAGTCCGCGGGGATTACGCAGCAGCTTTGATCCAGAGAATGACAGATCAGTTTTTTTAA
- a CDS encoding type II toxin-antitoxin system HicB family antitoxin produces MSNYVFPALFERGIDGENDFTITFPDLPGCITEGSNFKESMYMAKDVLAGYLYALEEDGEDIPEPSESNLPKNSNALVIMIQVTTDIIRDEMENKAIKKTLTIPKWLNDAAEEADINFSQLLQYALKQRLNIRTKDPI; encoded by the coding sequence ATGAGTAATTACGTTTTTCCAGCATTATTTGAAAGAGGTATTGATGGAGAAAATGACTTTACTATCACATTCCCTGATCTCCCTGGCTGCATAACAGAAGGATCCAACTTTAAAGAGTCCATGTATATGGCTAAAGATGTATTAGCAGGATATTTATACGCCTTAGAAGAGGATGGTGAAGATATACCCGAACCTTCTGAGTCAAATTTACCAAAAAACTCTAACGCTTTAGTAATTATGATTCAGGTTACAACAGACATTATTCGGGATGAGATGGAGAATAAAGCAATTAAGAAAACTCTAACGATTCCTAAATGGCTAAACGATGCCGCCGAGGAAGCAGATATTAATTTCTCTCAATTGCTTCAATATGCTTTAAAACAGCGTTTAAATATTCGTACGAAAGATCCTATCTAG
- a CDS encoding AimR family lysis-lysogeny pheromone receptor, with translation MLRERILQTLKEQKKLGQRQLAHISGLSESSTSRFLHGYEDINFEAALKLIKYLYPKEETALMTEYILSQKTRNARFALEYCLLNQLYAPFTIVLERLSSSLNHMDKEWAGMYHLVQLRKDRETDPIELLQQVEIFKPKELEMQVLKGLLKAYIYIELEEKQSVLLHIKNTDKLIKKIKSSFMRNAFKIRLGFIMSTITMYARHSEKLRAYTRAIIEQDYFENAKIRAYHLLGYSYMYDDYQEALIHFNRALEGYKHLSDSVHIKEVEQLISYMNSYWKIEQKPPRNIENEHDFTNYIYHFIRTDNKNIAETLLSSLNVDKLCTREKAFYWYYKGLISEDAEHYYLSIDHFLSMNDYFHLRLPVEELSRLEENNEILKVLLRRKPTEELVDVFG, from the coding sequence GTGCTCCGAGAACGAATTCTCCAAACACTTAAAGAACAAAAAAAACTAGGCCAACGCCAATTAGCCCATATATCAGGCTTAAGTGAATCTTCAACTTCTAGGTTTCTACACGGTTATGAAGATATTAATTTTGAAGCGGCTTTAAAGCTAATCAAATACTTGTACCCAAAAGAAGAAACAGCTTTGATGACTGAATACATCCTTTCACAAAAGACCCGAAATGCAAGATTTGCTTTGGAATATTGTTTACTTAATCAACTTTATGCTCCTTTTACTATTGTTTTAGAGAGATTGTCTTCCTCCTTGAACCACATGGATAAAGAATGGGCTGGAATGTACCATTTAGTTCAATTACGTAAGGATAGGGAAACAGATCCAATCGAGTTGCTTCAACAAGTAGAGATTTTTAAGCCGAAGGAATTAGAGATGCAGGTTTTGAAAGGGCTATTAAAAGCCTACATATACATAGAATTAGAAGAAAAGCAGAGTGTTTTGCTACATATTAAAAATACGGACAAACTTATAAAAAAGATAAAAAGCAGCTTCATGAGAAACGCATTTAAAATCCGCCTTGGATTTATTATGAGTACCATTACCATGTATGCAAGACATTCAGAGAAGCTTAGAGCCTACACTAGAGCCATTATTGAACAGGATTACTTTGAAAACGCAAAAATAAGAGCCTATCATCTGTTGGGTTACTCGTACATGTATGATGATTATCAGGAGGCTTTGATTCATTTTAATAGAGCGCTAGAGGGTTACAAACACCTATCTGATTCCGTACATATTAAAGAGGTTGAACAGCTTATTTCCTACATGAATTCATACTGGAAAATCGAACAAAAACCCCCTAGAAACATAGAAAATGAACATGATTTCACCAATTATATCTACCACTTCATTCGCACGGATAATAAAAATATCGCTGAAACACTACTTTCAAGTCTAAATGTGGATAAGCTTTGTACTCGGGAAAAAGCCTTCTACTGGTACTACAAGGGATTAATATCTGAGGATGCTGAGCACTATTATCTATCCATAGATCACTTTTTGAGCATGAATGATTACTTCCATTTGCGTTTACCAGTAGAGGAGCTGTCAAGATTAGAAGAGAATAATGAGATCCTTAAAGTGCTGTTAAGGCGTAAGCCAACTGAAGAGCTTGTTGATGTATTTGGTTAG
- a CDS encoding AimR family lysis-lysogeny pheromone receptor has product MLRERILQTLDKQDNIDQRKLARIAGLSESSISRFLHGFEEVNFESVLKMVKHLYPQEEIEIMRDYIVTQKSRNARHGLEYCIMNKLTDELEVLIENLKDSANPLDKEWAGMYVLIRVMEKGDIALEDLLIKVEMYNPKEIEMDVLKSILKGYIYFNLNEYQSLTFHVRDVEHKIIKIKSNFIKDSFKVRYSLLMSTVKKQTNDLESSRNFSYIVLGQEHFQHVKGTAYHQIGYSYMLDDFHKADEKFNKAMNFYISQQNEHHINKLKLDRCFLYSYHQLDQDFNLPLENCSHLLNYIFYLIQKDEQSLALSHLNEINEENLSDWDQAFYWYYTGLLTEDTSDFYKSVEHFIQLGEYFFLRLPIDELRKLGENENALNILSTKENNNEKINKANPFK; this is encoded by the coding sequence ATGCTTCGAGAGCGTATTTTACAAACTCTTGATAAGCAAGACAACATAGACCAGAGAAAGCTAGCACGAATTGCTGGCTTAAGTGAATCGTCGATCTCAAGGTTTTTACATGGATTTGAGGAGGTTAATTTTGAGTCAGTTTTGAAGATGGTAAAGCACTTATACCCACAGGAAGAAATCGAGATTATGAGAGATTATATTGTCACACAGAAATCTCGTAATGCTCGCCACGGGTTGGAGTACTGTATCATGAATAAGCTGACTGATGAATTGGAGGTGTTGATAGAAAATCTAAAGGATTCTGCCAATCCTTTAGATAAGGAGTGGGCTGGGATGTATGTTCTTATTAGAGTTATGGAGAAAGGAGATATTGCTCTTGAGGATCTATTAATTAAAGTTGAAATGTATAATCCAAAAGAAATTGAAATGGATGTACTTAAATCTATATTGAAAGGTTATATCTATTTTAACCTTAATGAATATCAATCTCTTACTTTTCATGTTAGAGATGTAGAACATAAAATTATTAAAATAAAAAGTAACTTTATAAAAGATTCATTTAAAGTAAGGTATAGCTTGTTAATGAGCACTGTTAAGAAACAAACTAATGATCTAGAATCCTCTAGAAATTTTAGCTACATAGTACTCGGTCAAGAGCACTTTCAACACGTAAAAGGAACTGCATACCATCAGATTGGATATTCATATATGCTTGATGATTTTCATAAAGCAGATGAGAAATTTAATAAAGCAATGAATTTTTATATTAGTCAACAAAATGAGCATCACATAAACAAACTAAAATTAGACAGGTGCTTTTTATATTCCTACCATCAGTTGGACCAGGATTTTAACTTACCTTTAGAAAATTGCAGTCATTTATTAAATTATATTTTCTATCTAATACAGAAAGATGAACAATCACTGGCATTAAGTCATTTAAATGAAATAAATGAAGAGAATCTATCAGATTGGGACCAAGCTTTTTACTGGTATTACACTGGTTTATTAACGGAAGATACTTCTGATTTCTACAAGTCAGTAGAGCATTTTATTCAATTAGGTGAATACTTTTTCTTACGCCTACCTATAGATGAACTAAGAAAATTAGGTGAAAATGAGAATGCTTTAAATATCTTATCTACAAAGGAGAATAATAATGAAAAAATTAATAAAGCTAACCCTTTCAAGTAG
- a CDS encoding DinB family protein — MLFPYRNDVRKVLLPYLEKLDKDLWYRTSSNYPNSVAWVVLHIAQSEDHWVNKIGNKSELLLPDLVGAEREEPANLIHQYIKIREYTDRVLQSLSEEELDMEVEVPIFADGWVPPSAPTWRWLFHHVYTHEAYHVGQIGVIARINGFRGPLF, encoded by the coding sequence ATGCTATTTCCATACCGTAACGACGTAAGAAAAGTTCTACTACCCTATTTAGAAAAACTAGATAAAGACTTATGGTACAGAACATCAAGTAACTATCCAAATAGTGTGGCTTGGGTTGTTTTACACATCGCTCAAAGTGAAGATCATTGGGTAAATAAGATAGGGAATAAGAGTGAGTTGCTTTTACCTGACCTAGTAGGAGCAGAGAGGGAAGAGCCAGCTAACCTCATCCACCAATATATAAAAATTCGTGAGTACACCGATCGGGTTTTGCAGTCCTTATCCGAAGAGGAGCTGGACATGGAGGTTGAAGTACCTATATTTGCAGACGGCTGGGTACCACCGTCCGCACCCACATGGCGCTGGTTATTTCATCATGTCTATACTCATGAGGCCTATCATGTGGGACAGATTGGGGTTATAGCAAGAATTAATGGCTTTCGTGGACCTCTCTTTTAG